In the genome of Dermacentor andersoni chromosome 3, qqDerAnde1_hic_scaffold, whole genome shotgun sequence, one region contains:
- the LOC140216379 gene encoding uncharacterized protein, with protein MTREDHSGRRLARAEALARHYGHKHGVFYVDASGPYHGGWYTAAVVHQNTAVNGLTFRAHNITHAEVVAIALAAADQHSRVIITDSRGACRNIEQGHIPYLAYKILQNSDYLGAPSHRTIIWTPAHTGLEGNETADAVARALTFRASPSSPTDPDPEPNPAYTFKEIVQLYQSGHAIYPKPCKGLTKAEERILLRLYTKTLLCPAALKYFDPACTGECPHCGEKSSDIFHMVWACQKTPNLTPLPNPSREDWEAALLGCSDLTAQRALVERARAAADANGLP; from the coding sequence ATGACACGAGAGGACCATAGTGGCAGACGCCTCGCGCGGGCGGAAGCCTTGGCTCGCCACTACGGACACAAACACGGAGTCttctacgtggacgcctccggcccgtaccatgggggttggtacacggccgcagtcgtccaccaaaacacAGCAGTAAACGGACTCACTTTCCGTGCACACAACATTACACACGCGGAGGTGGTTGCCATCGCGCTAGCCGCTGCAGATCAACACTCGCGGGTCATCATCACCGACTCGAGGGGTGCTTGCCGCAATATTGAGCAGGGGCACATACCGTACCTcgcctacaaaattttgcaaaacagCGACTATCTCGGTGCCCCCTCGCACCGTACGATTATCTGGACTCCCGCTCACACGGGCCTCGAAGGAAACGAGACGGCCGATGCCGTCGCCCGCGCGCTCACTTTCCGGgcatcaccttcgtcccccaccgaTCCGGACCCCGAACCCAATCCCGCCTATACTTTCAAAGAGATCGTTCAGCTCTACCAATCTGGCcatgccatctatcccaagccctgtaagggcctcacaaaggcggaggagcgcattctccttcgcctttataccaaaactctgctgtgcccggcagccttaaaatattttgaccccgcttgcacgggggagtgcccgcactgtggggaaaaGTCCTCAGACATTTTTCACATGGTATGGGCATGTCAAAAAACCCCAAATCTAACCCCCCTACCCAACCCttcccgggaggactgggaggcagccctgctcggctgctctgacctgacggcccaacgggccttggtcgagcgggcCCGGGCGGCGGCCGACGCCAATGGGCTCCCGTAA